Proteins encoded within one genomic window of Rhododendron vialii isolate Sample 1 chromosome 1a, ASM3025357v1:
- the LOC131335538 gene encoding uncharacterized protein LOC131335538 isoform X1: MAGGGRPWSDTIPLLDSSTRFSSVEMATAVPLHVPRRSVFLGVDVGTGSARAGLFDEDGKLLGSASSPIQIWKEGDCVEQSSTDIWHSICAAVKSACALANVAGVEVTGLGFAATCSLVAVDSEGSPVSVSWSGDSRRNVIVWMDHRAVKQAERINSYNSTVLQYCGGALSPEMQPPKLLWMKENLQESWTMVFRWMDLSDWLSYRATGDDTRSLCTTVCKWTYLGHAHMQQIKEKDSRDMEACGWDDDFWEEIGLGDLVDGHHAKIGRSVAFPGHALGSGLTPTAAKELGLVAGTPVGTSLIDAHAGGVGVMESVPVSDPEGNCCSLDEEAICRRMVLVCGTSTCHMAVSRSKLFIPGVWGPFWSAMVPEYWLTEGGQSATGALLDHIIENHVASPRLANRAATQGISLFQLLNKILESMMHDMGSPFLAALTDDIHVLPDFHGNRSPIADPKAKGIVCGLTLDTSEKQLALLYLATVQGIAYGTRHIVEHCNAHEHKIDTLLACGGLSKNPIFIQEHADIIGYPIILPRESESVLLGAAILGAVAAKKYSSLSEAMKALNAAGQVVHPSNDPKVRKYHDAKYRIFRELYEQQLSHRSIMAQALA, encoded by the exons ATGGCTGGGGGAGGGAGACCGTGGTCCGATACAATCCCACTGCTGGACTCATCCACCCGATTCTCCTCCGTCGAAATGGCAACCGCCGTTCCCCTCCACGTCCCCCGCCGCTCCGTCTTCCTCGGCGTCGACGTCGGCACCGGCAGCGCTCGCGCAG GTCTGTTTGATGAGGATGGAAAACTTCTAGGTTCTGCTAGCAGCCCAATACAGATATGGAAGGAAGGTGATTGTGTTGAG CAATCTTCAACTGATATTTGGCATTCAATCTGTGCTGCCGTAAAATCAGCGTGTGCCCTTGCAAATGTAGCTGGGGTAGAAGTAACGGGTCTGGGATTTGCAGCCACTTGTTCACTCG TTGCTGTGGATTCTGAAGGCTCCCCTGTGTCAGTTTCTTGGAGTGGTGATTCAAGAAGAAATGTGATAGTATGGATGGACCATAGAGCTGTAAAGCAGGCTGAGAGGATCAATTCATATAATTCAACTGTGCTACAGTACTGCGGTGGGGCTCTTTCCCCTGAAATGCAACCGCCTAAG CTTTTATGGATGAAAGAAAATTTGCAAGAATCCTGGACGATGGTATTTAGATGGATGGATTTGAGTGATTGGTTGTCATACAG AGCAACAGGAGATGATACTCGGAGTTTGTGCACCACCGTGTGCAAATGGACCTATCTTGGTCATGCACACATGCAGCAAATCAAGGAGAAAGACTCCAGAGATATGGAAGCTTGTGGATGGGATGATGACTTCTGGGAGGAGATTGGCTTAGGTGATCTGGTGGATGGACATCATGCTAAGATAG GACGAAGTGTAGCTTTTCCTGGCCATGCTTTGGGTTCTGGTTTAACACCTACTGCTGCGAAG GAATTGGGTCTGGTAGCTGGAACTCCTGTGGGAACTTCGCTGATTGATGCTCATGCTGGTGGTGTTGGGGTGATGGAAAGTGTGCCTGTGTCAGATCCCGAAGGCAATTGCTGTT CTTTGGATGAGGAAGCAATATGCCGTCGCATGGTTTTAGTCTGTGGAACTTCTACCTGTCACATGGCTGTATCCAGAAGCAAGTTGTTCATCCCAGGGGTCTGGGGACCATTTTGGTCAG CAATGGTTCCTGAGTATTGGCTGACAGAAGGTGGTCAGAGTGCTACTGGTGCATTGTTGGATCATATAATTGAAAACCATGTTGCGTCTCCTCGCCTTGCAAATCGTGCTGCTACTCAAG GTATATCCCTGTTTCAACTACTTAACAAGATTTTGGAATCAATGATGCATGACATGGGATCTCCTTTTCTTGCTGCTTTGACTGATGATATACATGTCCTTCCTGACTTCCACGGAAACAG gTCTCCCATTGCAGACCCAAAGGCGAAAGGTATTGTCTGTGGATTGACCCTTGACACAAGTGAAAAACAGTTGGCTCTTCTTTACCTTGCCACAGTGCAGGGTATTGCATATGGTACACGTCACATCGTGGAGCACTGCAATGCACATGAGCACAAG ATTGACACACTACTTGCATGTGGTGGACTTTCGAAGAACCCTATTTTTATTCAAGAGCATGCAGATATcattg GTTACCCGATTATTTTGCCTCGAGAAAGTGAATCTGTGCTCTTGGGTGCTGCCATTCTTGGTGCTGTtgctgcaaaaaaatattctagtCTCAGCGAGGCTATGAAGGCACTCAATGCAGCTGGACAG GTTGTCCATCCATCAAATGATCCAAAAGTGAGGAAGTACCATGACGCCAAATACCGTATCTTCCGTGAACTGTATGAGCAACAACTTTCCCATCGTTCAATTATGGCTCAAGCTTTGGCATAG
- the LOC131335558 gene encoding transcription factor MYB36: MGRAPCCDKANVKKGPWAPEEDAKLKAYIEKYGTGNNWIALPQKIGIKRCGKSCRLRWLNYLRPNIKHGGFSEEEDNIICSLYISIGSRWSVIAAQLPGRTDNDIKNYWNTKLKKKLLGRRKISNNHRFLATTHDPKESNGLENSCTEPALSNSALERLQLHMQLHSSTVQNPNLSLYNYNHPAFWPNKLHPVQEKMIQSLQFSSNCLNPMLLMQQQQQHVDFYEPLNTAQQDYSETKSSKFDELEDAFNRVGMELQTNGGISSLSKIQAELDDLVNNKIVGSNSSQQEEDFEADQFDCFEAMDGSKGGLIWWTDNFESKSASSNSWDSASVFQSEGGYRGHEL; encoded by the exons atgggtagaGCTCCTTGTTGTGATAAGGCAAACGTGAAGAAAGGTCCATGGGCTCCTGAAGAAGATGCCAAGCTAAAGGCTTACATAGAGAAGTATGGTACTGGTAATAACTGGATTGCTCTTCCCCAGAAGATCG GGATTAAGAGATGCGGAAAGAGTTGTCGATTGAGATGGCTGAATTACTTGAGGCCAAACATCAAGCATGGGGGATTCTCTGAAGAAGAAGACAACATCATCTGCAGCCTCTATATTAGTATTGGGAGCAg GTGGTCGGTAATTGCTGCTCAGTTGCCAGGAAGAACAGATAACGACATCAAGAATTATTGGAATACAAAGCTCAAGAAAAAATTGCTTGGAAGGCGCAAAATTTCTAACAACCACCGGTTTTTGGCAACGACGCATGATCCAAAAGAATCAAACGGACTAGAAAACTCGTGCACAGAACCGGCATTAAGCAACTCAGCCCTGGAAAGACTTCAGCTCCACATGCAACTTCATAGTTCTACTGTACAAAACCCTAATCTGTCTCTTTACAATTACAACCACCCTGCATTTTGGCCTAATAAGTTGCATCCCgtacaagaaaagatgatcCAAAGCCTCCAATTCTCCAGCAATTGCCTTAACCCCATGCTTTTGatgcaacaacaacaacaacatgtTGACTTCTACGAACCCCTCAATACTGCTCAACAAGACTACTCGGAAACGAAAAGTTCAAAATTCGATGAATTGGAGGATGCTTTCAATCGAGTTGGCATGGAATTACAGACAAATGGAGGAATCTCGAGTCTTTCGAAGATCCAAGCTGAGCTAGACGATCTTGTGAACAACAAAATAGTTGGGAGTAATTCCTCCCAGCAAGAGGAGGATTTTGAAGCTGATCAATTTGATTGTTTCGAAGCGATGGATGGCTCGAAGGGCGGTTTGATCTGGTGGACTGACAATTTCGAATCGAAATCAGCTTCGTCGAACTCTTGGGATTCGGCTTCTGTGTTTCAATCTGAGGGAGGGTACCGTGGTCATGAACTATAA
- the LOC131335549 gene encoding uncharacterized protein LOC131335549: protein MDSPTATPGSLPSSNDENPRVKFLCSFSGSILPRPQDGKLRYVGGETRIVSVPRDISYEELMAKMRELYDGAAVLKYQQPDEDLDALVSVVNDDDVTNMMEEYDKVGSGDGFTRLRIFLFSNPDQDGSSHFGDGAERDTERRYVDALNSLNESTDFRMQLASESMADDMHAAEQYLNQISLESSLHNQRNYDIPMSQFNLRQLTIPHMGTGQHQQMEPPWSPAYYSPRHPGNHDPRTAVEFPTSPSSARHHAPYGEFLDKGLDRMPEEYGRQQINRQSPYDNQPHFSDNEVWLPTGATPVDRSGFPGNILHGNPAVYDGNSICEHCRVTFQRNQQYHDSSWKHGEPHLELPNNGFHQVASPCAECLPNRETFVLNTDPKFHHGFHPREQNYPRPIYNETHNHERGWILQPQAIPRPDEPRSHVPVSVRLNDHYIVDGIPITPDSISEGLHHVAPNYVHPEDPRYVRSGAQLGTEVFHDQAFVSGSHIHHIPSVDDRGARHGNLPYGYGADNHYHVPNVHAPAPGHTLWRHAHHPIQAGPSYEVSASPQLANGMVTAGSVRGTLDASPRLCIGADNQNPWVESSHKMAGFDGAAVPGNSYGNALKLNPYAYTQENQHPLSAENVQFPTDVLNLATPTEIVQLLGSPSNFVNGNLVSLPSSGPDLRNDLHVIESATVVEKGTSGEGKETNHADEIKDCKTQSTSVLEKNKNVDVVLPPESILSNGLRPSENCGDIVKPDENGSCAPLEDKELSDRLSFLPELIASVKKAALEGVEDVKARVQEDANPPENEMDPADVHGDLELDSDNDNPNNSKIEPSKAEAEAIARGLQTIKNDDVEEIRELGSGTYGAVYYGKWKGSDVAIKRIKASCFAGRPSERERLIADFWKEALILSSLHHPNVVSFYGIVRDGPDGSLATVTEFMVNGSLKQFLRKKDRTIDRRKRLIIAMDAAFGMEYLHAKNIVHFDLKCENLLVNMRDPHRPVCKIGDLGLSKVKQHTLVSGGVRGTLPWMAPELLSGKSNMVTEKIDVYSFGIVMWELLTGDEPYTDLHCASIIGGIVNNSLRPEIPTWCDPEWKALMESCWASDPAERPSFSEISQRLRNMAAAINVK from the exons ATGGACAGCCCTACTGCTACCCCTGGATCACTCCCTAGTTCTAATGATGAGAACCCGCGTGTAAAGTTCTTGTGTAGTTTCTCCGGTAGTATTTTGCCACGTCCCCAAGATGGGAAGCTGAGGTATGTGGGTGGTGAAACGCGAATCGTGAGTGTGCCACGCGACATTAGTTATGAGGAGCTGATGGCAAAAATGAGGGAGCTTTACGATGGAGCGGCTGTGTTGAAGTATCAACAGCCTGATGAGGATCTTGATGCTTTGGTGTCTGTTGTGAATGATGATGATGTGACCAATATGATGGAGGAGTATGATAAGGTGGGTTCTGGAGACGGGTTCACTAGGCTCAggatctttttgttttcaaatccCGACCAAGATGGCTCTTCCCATTTTGGTGATGGGGCTGAAAGGGATACGGAGAGGAGGTACGTGGATGCTCTGAACAGCCTTAATGAATCGACAGACTTTAGGATGCAGCTGGCTAGCGAATCGATGGCTGATGATATGCATGCTGCAGAGCAGTACCTTAACCAGATAAGTCTCGAGAGTAGCCTTCATAACCAGAGGAATTACGACATACCTATGTCGCAGTTTAACTTGAGGCAACTCACGATACCTCATATGGGAACAGGACAACACCAACAAATGGAGCCTCCTTGGAGTCCTGCATACTACTCCCCTCGGCATCCTGGTAACCATGATCCAAGAACAGCAGTGGAGTTTCCAACTTCACCCTCTTCTGCTAGGCACCATGCACCTTATGGGGAGTTCTTGGACAAAGGTTTGGACAGAATGCCTGAGGAATACGGACGGCAACAAATAAATCGTCAATCCCCATATGACAACCAGCCACATTTTTCTGATAACGAAGTATGGTTGCCAACTGGGGCGACACCAGTTGACAGATCTGGTTTCCCGGGTAACATACTTCATGGAAATCCGGCTGTATATGATGGAAATAGCATCTGTGAGCATTGTCGTGTGACTTTCCAAAGAAATCAACAGTATCACGATTCCTCTTGGAAGCACGGAGAACCACATTTGGAGCTGCCCAACAATGGATTTCACCAGGTCGCTAGTCCATGCGCCGAGTGCCTTCCGAATCGGGAAACCTTTGTGTTGAATACAGACCCAAAATTTCACCACGGGTTCCACCCCAGAGAGCAAAATTATCCTCGGCCAATTTATAATGAGACTCATAATCATGAAAGAGGATGGATTCTGCAGCCTCAGGCAATTCCTCGCCCTGATGAGCCAAGGTCTCATGTTCCTGTATCTGTGAGATTGAATGATCACTACATAGTTGATGGTATCCCTATTACGCCGGACAGTATTTCAGAAGGCCTTCATCATGTGGCCCCTAATTATGTGCATCCAGAAGACCCACGGTATGTGAGATCTGGAGCTCAATTGGGTACTGAAGTGTTTCATGACCAAGCTTTCGTTTCTGGATCTCACATCCACCATATTCCTTCTGTTGATGACCGTGGGGCTAGGCACGGGAATTTGCCTTATGGTTACGGAGCAGATAATCATTACCATGTGCCAAATGTACATGCACCAGCACCAGGACATACTTTATGGAGACATGCTCATCACCCAATACAAGCGGGTCCCTCATATGAAGTATCCGCTTCGCCTCAGCTAGCAAATGGTATGGTTACTGCAGGATCTGTCAGGGGTACATTGGATGCTAGTCCGAGGTTGTGTATTGGAGCAGACAATCAAAATCCTTGGGTTGAGTCCTCACACAAAATGGCGggttttgatggggctgctgtCCCAGGCAATTCTTATGGCAATGCCTTAAAATTGAACCCTTATGCATATACTCAGGAAAATCAGCACCCACTTTCTGCAGAAAATGTTCAATTCCCAACTGACGTGTTAAATTTAGCCACTCCTACAGAAATTGTGCAGTTATTGGGTTCACCATCGAATTTCGTGAATGGCAACCTGGTTTCATTGCCAAGTTCTGGTCCGGATTTGAGAAATGATTTGCATGTTATAGAATCAGCAACGGTGGTGGAGAAAGGTACCAGTGGAGAAGGAAAAGAGACAAATCATGCTGACGAAATCAAAGATTGTAAAACACAGAGCACCTCTGTTCTAGAGAAAAACAAGAATGTAGATGTGGTGTTGCCTCCTGAGTCTATCCTTTCTAATGGCTTAAGACCTTCTGAAAACTGCGGTGACATTGTTAAACCAGATGAAAATGGTTCTTGTGCTCCTCTTGAAGATAAGGAACTCTCTGACCGATTGAGTTTCTTACCTGAGTTGATTGCATCTGTAAAGAAGGCAGCACTAGAAGGTGTTGAGGATGTGAAAGCTAGGGTTCAAGAAGATGCTAATCCTCCTGAAAATGAAATGGACCCTGCG gATGTGCATGGGGATCTAGAGTTGGATTCTGACAATGACAATCCAAACAATTCAAAGATTGAGCCATCTAAGGCTGAGGCCGAAGCCATTGCTAGGGGATTACAG ACCATTAAAAATGACGATGTTGAGGAGATTAGAGAACTAGGTTCAGGTACTTATGGTGCCGTGTATTATGGGAAGTGGAAGGGTTCGGATGTGGCGATAAAGAGAATCAAAGCCAGCTGCTTTGCTGGGAGACCTTCTGAGAGAGAGCGACTG ATTGCAGACTTTTGGAAGGAGGCTTTGATATTAAGCTCACTACATCATCCAAATGTTGTTTCTTTCTATGGTATAGTTCGTGATGGTCCTGATGGATCTTTAGCAACTGTGACAGAATTCATGGTAAACGGATCTTTGAAACAGTTTCTACGGAAAAAGGACAG GACAATTGATCGTCGTAAGAGACTCATCATAGCTATGGATGCTGCATTTGGAATGGAGTATTTGCATGCAAAGAATATCGTgcattttgatttgaaatgtgAAAATTTGTTAGTAAATATGAGAGATCCACATCGGCCAGTGTGCAAG ATTGGTGACCTTGGCTTATCAAAGGTGAAACAACACACATTAGTATCAGGGGGCGTTCGAGGAACTTTACCCTGGATGGCACCTGAACTTCTCAGCGGAAAGAGTAACATGGTAACAGAAAAG ATTGATGTCTACTCATTCGGGATTGTCATGTGGGAATTGCTCACTGGAGATGAACCGTACACAGATTTGCATTGTGCTTCTATAATTG gAGGAATTGTGAACAACTCTCTGCGCCCTGAAATTCCAACATGGTGTGATCCTGAATGGAAGGCATTGATGGAAAGCTGTTGGGCCTCTGATCCAGCTGAGAGGCCATCGTTCTCAGAAATCTCTCAGAGGTTGAGAAATATGGCTGCAGCAATCAATGTGAAATGA
- the LOC131335538 gene encoding uncharacterized protein LOC131335538 isoform X2 translates to MAGGGRPWSDTIPLLDSSTRFSSVEMATAVPLHVPRRSVFLGVDVGTGSARAGLFDEDGKLLGSASSPIQIWKEGDCVEQSSTDIWHSICAAVKSACALANVAGVEVTGLGFAATCSLVAVDSEGSPVSVSWSGDSRRNVIVWMDHRAVKQAERINSYNSTVLQYCGGALSPEMQPPKLLWMKENLQESWTMVFRWMDLSDWLSYRATGDDTRSLCTTVCKWTYLGHAHMQQIKEKDSRDMEACGWDDDFWEEIGLGDLVDGHHAKIGRSVAFPGHALGSGLTPTAAKELGLVAGTPVGTSLIDAHAGGVGVMESVPVSDPEALDEEAICRRMVLVCGTSTCHMAVSRSKLFIPGVWGPFWSAMVPEYWLTEGGQSATGALLDHIIENHVASPRLANRAATQGISLFQLLNKILESMMHDMGSPFLAALTDDIHVLPDFHGNRSPIADPKAKGIVCGLTLDTSEKQLALLYLATVQGIAYGTRHIVEHCNAHEHKIDTLLACGGLSKNPIFIQEHADIIGYPIILPRESESVLLGAAILGAVAAKKYSSLSEAMKALNAAGQVVHPSNDPKVRKYHDAKYRIFRELYEQQLSHRSIMAQALA, encoded by the exons ATGGCTGGGGGAGGGAGACCGTGGTCCGATACAATCCCACTGCTGGACTCATCCACCCGATTCTCCTCCGTCGAAATGGCAACCGCCGTTCCCCTCCACGTCCCCCGCCGCTCCGTCTTCCTCGGCGTCGACGTCGGCACCGGCAGCGCTCGCGCAG GTCTGTTTGATGAGGATGGAAAACTTCTAGGTTCTGCTAGCAGCCCAATACAGATATGGAAGGAAGGTGATTGTGTTGAG CAATCTTCAACTGATATTTGGCATTCAATCTGTGCTGCCGTAAAATCAGCGTGTGCCCTTGCAAATGTAGCTGGGGTAGAAGTAACGGGTCTGGGATTTGCAGCCACTTGTTCACTCG TTGCTGTGGATTCTGAAGGCTCCCCTGTGTCAGTTTCTTGGAGTGGTGATTCAAGAAGAAATGTGATAGTATGGATGGACCATAGAGCTGTAAAGCAGGCTGAGAGGATCAATTCATATAATTCAACTGTGCTACAGTACTGCGGTGGGGCTCTTTCCCCTGAAATGCAACCGCCTAAG CTTTTATGGATGAAAGAAAATTTGCAAGAATCCTGGACGATGGTATTTAGATGGATGGATTTGAGTGATTGGTTGTCATACAG AGCAACAGGAGATGATACTCGGAGTTTGTGCACCACCGTGTGCAAATGGACCTATCTTGGTCATGCACACATGCAGCAAATCAAGGAGAAAGACTCCAGAGATATGGAAGCTTGTGGATGGGATGATGACTTCTGGGAGGAGATTGGCTTAGGTGATCTGGTGGATGGACATCATGCTAAGATAG GACGAAGTGTAGCTTTTCCTGGCCATGCTTTGGGTTCTGGTTTAACACCTACTGCTGCGAAG GAATTGGGTCTGGTAGCTGGAACTCCTGTGGGAACTTCGCTGATTGATGCTCATGCTGGTGGTGTTGGGGTGATGGAAAGTGTGCCTGTGTCAGATCCCGAAG CTTTGGATGAGGAAGCAATATGCCGTCGCATGGTTTTAGTCTGTGGAACTTCTACCTGTCACATGGCTGTATCCAGAAGCAAGTTGTTCATCCCAGGGGTCTGGGGACCATTTTGGTCAG CAATGGTTCCTGAGTATTGGCTGACAGAAGGTGGTCAGAGTGCTACTGGTGCATTGTTGGATCATATAATTGAAAACCATGTTGCGTCTCCTCGCCTTGCAAATCGTGCTGCTACTCAAG GTATATCCCTGTTTCAACTACTTAACAAGATTTTGGAATCAATGATGCATGACATGGGATCTCCTTTTCTTGCTGCTTTGACTGATGATATACATGTCCTTCCTGACTTCCACGGAAACAG gTCTCCCATTGCAGACCCAAAGGCGAAAGGTATTGTCTGTGGATTGACCCTTGACACAAGTGAAAAACAGTTGGCTCTTCTTTACCTTGCCACAGTGCAGGGTATTGCATATGGTACACGTCACATCGTGGAGCACTGCAATGCACATGAGCACAAG ATTGACACACTACTTGCATGTGGTGGACTTTCGAAGAACCCTATTTTTATTCAAGAGCATGCAGATATcattg GTTACCCGATTATTTTGCCTCGAGAAAGTGAATCTGTGCTCTTGGGTGCTGCCATTCTTGGTGCTGTtgctgcaaaaaaatattctagtCTCAGCGAGGCTATGAAGGCACTCAATGCAGCTGGACAG GTTGTCCATCCATCAAATGATCCAAAAGTGAGGAAGTACCATGACGCCAAATACCGTATCTTCCGTGAACTGTATGAGCAACAACTTTCCCATCGTTCAATTATGGCTCAAGCTTTGGCATAG